Proteins co-encoded in one Candida albicans SC5314 chromosome 3, complete sequence genomic window:
- the UTP9 gene encoding Utp9p (Small-subunit processome protein; Ssr1-induced; repressed by prostaglandins; physically interacts with TAP-tagged Nop1), whose amino-acid sequence MKYALNGNKVATLIDRNGKDEIRVYNVDERGDSEVVASIILEDIIDFVWASPTTRKKRTPNGGSKESENQNLLVVLLKESVFVVLSEGSEINRFKIDDQIDKLVKYDENIWAATENSILKVSLDGDVKDKIKVPAFNAISISNKIAFGSTSLQIGKFAKGKFVCEDEIKVVGEIKSILQSKYPVVLTEDNNAYLIKKKVQKLSDAHHIQLLHYREKDYIVAISDNLNFYNDGKLENSISSETALEGVLSVEDSLVVFWSGKNELLFKKIDWSDDEIVIPRGELLMNGTKAHIKVAKPKVYKTDATSLMKKLSGISDHAAIVGLCQSVGDSTVIKEVSKEIGLELFPVISDAVSKDTTNTNLALWFKWIYLIHGKHIAKQDIAPVKEAKTQLESGVKLMSHLIAIQGKLQLLKLQNEMREKNVVRDVTTTIDDDSMVYANGEADII is encoded by the coding sequence ATGAAGTACGCTTTGAATGGAAATAAGGTCGCCACTCTAATAGATAGGAATGGCAAGGATGAAATAAGAGTTTACAATGTTGACGAGCGTGGGGATTCAGAAGTTGTTGCATCAATCATATTGGAAGATATAATAGACTTTGTTTGGGCATCGCCAACAACCCGTAAGAAGAGAACACCTAATGGAGGCAGTAAAGAAAGTGAAAACCAGAACTTGTTAGTTGTTTTGTTAAAGGAAagtgtttttgttgttttatcaGAGGGGTCAGAAATTAATCGATTCAAAATCGATGATCAAATAGATAAACTTGTCAAGTATGACGAGAATATATGGGCAGCCACCGAAAACAGTATATTAAAGGTTAGTCTTGATGGAGATGTTAAAGATAAAATCAAAGTTCCAGCATTCAACGCTATTAGCATATCGAACAAAATTGCATTCGGCTCAACCAGCTTACAAATTGGTAAATTTGCCAAAGGGAAATTTGTTTGTGAGGATGAAATTAAAGTAGTTGGAGAAATAAAATCCATTTTGCAGAGCAAATATCCAGTGGTCTTGACAGAAGACAACAATGCATATCTAATCAAGAAGAAGGTTCAAAAACTCAGCGATGCTCATCACATACAATTATTACATTATAGAGAGAAAGATTATATTGTGGCCATTAGCGATAATTTGAACTTTTACAATGACGGCAAACTCGAAAACTCAATATCAAGTGAAACTGCATTAGAAGGTGTGTTATCTGTCGAAGATTCGCTTGTGGTGTTCTGGTCAGGGAAGAATGAACTTTTATTCAAGAAAATAGACTGGTCAGACGACGAAATTGTGATTCCACGGGGCGAGTTACTTATGAACGGCACCAAAGCTCATATCAAGGTTGCCAAACCAAAGGTGTACAAAACGGACGCCACTagtttgatgaagaaattaagTGGTATATCAGACCACGCCGCAATTGTTGGTCTCTGTCAATCAGTTGGCGATTCTACTGTTATCAAAGAAGtatcaaaagaaattggcTTAGAGTTATTTCCAGTAATAAGTGACGCCGTAAGCAAAGAcacaacaaatacaaatctTGCTCTTTGGTTCAAGTGGATATACTTAATTCACGGTAAACATATTGCCAAACAAGATATAGCCCCCGTAAAGGAAGCCAAAACCCAGCTTGAGCTGGGAGTCAAGCTTATGTCACATTTAATTGCCATTCAAGGAAAACTACaacttttgaaattacaaaatgaaatgagAGAGAAAAATGTTGTTAGAGATGTTACAACCAccattgatgatgatagtATGGTTTATGCAAACGGAGAAGCAGATATTATTTAG
- a CDS encoding uncharacterized protein (Predicted alpha/beta hydrolase; Spider biofilm induced), translating into MTKFDIKLHNGRRTFSTLSNLPETEVSGLQWDRAIILIHGFPDVNTTFNKAWPYLEDSFAGEKVLLLAPKLRGYEKSSIGPESEYALPYLAEDVKAWIEEINPGNKKPVHLLGHDWGAMVSFKTANLYPHLVTSIVTLAIPYLANLHLWDLLWYAPEQFYLSSYFLTMQIASVYRPKLTESNDYLKYLWKYWSPSYNTSKEEIDEIRNAFTKDNVVDAVTSYYRHLFRPFSLVKSRWPVDFNRVPTLILVGKEDGCMSPRIAELEKEKLKDFPKAEVKILPNAGHFLQREQPEIVAKISIDFFEKYSK; encoded by the coding sequence ATGACAAAATTTGATATCAAGCTTCACAACGGTAGACGGACTTTTTCCACCCTCAGTAACCTTCCTGAAACAGAGGTTTCTGGTTTGCAATGGGATAGAGCTATCATTCTTATTCACGGATTCCCAGATGTCAACACAACCTTCAACAAAGCGTGGCCATACTTGGAAGATTCGTTCGCAGGTGAAAAAGTTTTGTTGTTAGCACCCAAATTGCGGGGATACGAAAAATCAAGTATTGGCCCTGAAAGCGAATATGCGTTGCCATACCTTGCTGAAGACGTTAAAGCGTGGATTGAAGAGATTAACCCTGGTAACAAAAAACCAGTCCACTTGCTTGGCCACGATTGGGGTGCAATGGTGAGTTTCAAAACTGCAAACTTGTACCCACACTTGGTCACTTCGATTGTTACGTTAGCTATTCCGTATCTTGCCAACCTCCATTTGTGGGATTTATTGTGGTATGCCCCTGAGCAATTTTACTTGTCGTCATACTTTTTGACAATGCAGATTGCCAGTGTCTATCGCCCAAAGTTGACGGAATCCAACGACTACCTCAAGTATCTTTGGAAGTACTGGTCACCTTCTTACAACACATCAAAAGAAGagattgatgaaattagaAACGCGTTTACTAAAGACAATGTTGTTGATGCTGTGACTTCCTATTATAGACATCTTTTTAGACCATTTTCTTTAGTCAAGTCTAGATGGCCCGTTGATTTTAACAGGGTGCCAACTTTGATCTTGGTTGGAAAAGAAGACGGGTGCATGTCACCAAGAATTGCTGAAttggaaaaggaaaagtTGAAAGACTTCCCCAAAGCCGAAGTCAAGATTCTTCCAAATGCTGGTCATTTCTTACAAAGAGAACAGCCAGAAATTGTTGCTAAAATTagtattgattttttcgAAAAATATTCTAAATAA
- a CDS encoding uncharacterized protein (Ortholog(s) have microtubule binding, protein homodimerization activity) — protein sequence MSDVIGTKVAIPGASGAGIIRYVGQIQGKIGTFAGVELLGTLATTRGKNSGSVDGIQYFQVEIPKSGLFLPYERLKSVNPGLANVNPSSKTPLTPVNNRTYQNVRNSMINENFANPDLTLKYESEIAELQRALREKEKRLENFNNQREEWRAAMDELVAVQQEGIQVYEDRIEELENENKAQQEKLDNANASLTAANSKIKELEQSIDNLLSEKVNDVQIDDSRKEIEQLKRELESRPRLEDLEELQNSLDELESIYQQQLNEKDAIITKLQVERDHLSHELYSTPVVHQSTADDSPQELP from the coding sequence ATGAGTGACGTAATTGGTACAAAAGTTGCTATTCCTGGAGCATCAGGAGCTGGTATAATCAGATATGTTGGACAAATCCAAGGGAAAATAGGCACATTTGCCGGAGTTGAGCTTTTGGGGACATTGGCAACCACGCGAGGGAAAAATTCAGGGTCAGTAGATGGAATCCAATACTTTCAAGTAGAAATACCAAAGAGCGGGCTTTTTCTTCCCTACGAAAGATTGAAATCTGTGAACCCCGGTTTGGCAAATGTGAATCCATCTTCGAAAACACCATTGACTCCAGTGAACAACAGGACATACCAAAATGTTAGGAATAGCATGATTAATGAAAACTTTGCAAACCCTGATCTTACTCTAAAGTATGAGTCGGAAATAGCTGAGTTACAAAGAGCACTAAGAGAAAAGGAGAAACGGttggaaaatttcaataatcaGCGAGAGGAATGGCGTGCTGCCATGGATGAATTAGTAGCCGTACAACAGGAAGGGATTCAAGTCTACGAGGACAGGATAGAAGAGTTGGAAAACGAAAACAAAgcacaacaagaaaaactTGACAACGCAAATGCTTCACTCACGGCAGCAAACTCCAAGATCAAGGAACTCGAACAAAGTATAGATAATTTGTTGAGTGAAAAAGTAAATGATGTTCAAATCGACGATAGCCGTAAAGAGATTGAACAGTTGAAACGCGAACTAGAATCAAGACCTCGCTTAGAAGACCTTGAGGAGTTGCAAAATTCGTTGGACGAGCTAGAGTCAAtataccaacaacaattaaatgaaaaagatgcTATTATCACCAAACTTCAGGTCGAAAGGGATCATCTATCTCACGAGTTATATAGCACTCCGGTGGTTCACCAAAGCACTGCCGACGATTCTCCGCAAGAGTTACCT
- the NUP159 gene encoding FG-nucleoporin (FG-nucleoporin component of central core of the nuclear pore complex (NPC); contributes to nucleocytoplasmic transport; rat catheter biofilm repressed): MSIEEEISEDLGFKLDIKDNGIPLFEPLDLQNLATKHLKLLAIHDDLMVASNSKCIKVVSLKDLDDITTIEGEFSITQLHFVGNELFVLDDSKIKSLTVEQLKNKDYSFRTIREGFVDILPSPSGILALNTNNELYLNADKVASNVSAFCWTSSSYIYASKDKPYHINNKKIKVKDVDELCIVEMFAINEKYLFVAYDTVDAELDYHDVKSYILEETDNDYTALEADIAPAFGSVARAVTYYHAQLSDWYKSNKFVLLTSSLAIDLGILDTTKGQTPKIIAQSEDINRAQFPIDDESGDDCSPVGFGVSLNELTSKVLEPCPGADEVTGVLPRIYTLLHTGNLISWWVFHKSAILKKELSLENAIKASSTQTKEVSNEPAQTKSNPFGNTPSSVFSAPASKSAFGQTGFGGSEASSGFGTTGLGQKPEATSAFGTTGLGQKVESKSGSGNSAVIQNPQATSAFGTTGFGQKPQATSAFGTTGFGQKAQTNSAFGSSGFAQKPQASSAFAQSSGSPFSGFAKSGSTSSGFAKLGSGGPSIFGDKTSSPVSTPLADESKESEEESEISLPEESDYSDEEELATDDANTSKDLEEVEGENVTETQEEKVETEIPPPTDPKPVQFSFFSGFTRISKPSSNEIKNKIINIIESTEGNLQVMDANRNQLGDFIGQHEKIDKGIDSLKFAEARVPLRDTTETLKRELLELTNLSTKIQKCFGEKVKLDRLYSQLALAADQNSANKDVLKSRPLDFKNDLMQTKLREKLNNVRSLEKKVLALLMPIKAKNSMDDQTIDNIERIVFQINEQILDHSVGIDDLATQMGELDIEGDKKVDVLSNCSKLKLRQKLRQKSIMF, encoded by the coding sequence AtgtcaattgaagaagaaatatcAGAAGACTTGGGGTTCAAACTCGACATCAAGGATAATGGCATTCCACTTTTTGAGCCATTGGATTTGCAAAATTTAGCAACAAAGCACTTGAAATTGTTGGCCATACACGATGATTTGATGGTGGCATCAAATAGCAAATGTATAAAAGTTGTATCATTAAAGGACCTAGACGACATAACCACTATTGAAGGGGAATTTAGTATTACCCAATTGCATTTTGTTGGAAACGAATTGTTTGTTCTTGACGACTCTAAAATAAAATCGTTGACGGTAGAACAACTCAAGAATAAGGACTACAGTTTTCGTACCATCAGAGAAGGGTTCGTCGATATACTTCCATCGCCATCTGGGATATTGGCACTAAACACAAACAACGAGTTGTACCTCAATGCAGATAAGGTTGCTTCCAATGTCTCGGCGTTCTGTTGGACATCGTCGCTGTACATTTATGCCTCAAAAGATAAGCCATACCAtatcaataacaaaaaaatcaaagtcAAAGACGTTGACGAACTTTGTATTGTTGAGATGTTTGCCATAAATGAAAAGTACTTGTTTGTTGCTTACGATACGGTAGATGCCGAGTTGGATTACCACGATGTCAAATCATATATTTTGGAGGAAACAGATAATGACTATACTGCATTAGAAGCTGATATCGCCCCAGCATTTGGGTCTGTTGCTAGAGCCGTGACTTATTATCATGCACAATTGTCGGACTGGtataaatcaaacaagTTTGTGCTCCTTACCTCGTCGTTGGCCATAGATTTAGGAATATTGGACACCACTAAAGGACAAACACCAAAGATAATTGCACAATCGGAAGATATCAACCGTGCACAATTTCCTATTGACGACGAATCAGGTGACGATTGCTCGCCAGTTGGGTTTGGTGTATCCTTAAACGAACTAACTTCGAAAGTTCTTGAACCGTGTCCAGGCGCTGACGAGGTTACTGGAGTTTTGCCTAGAATATACACCTTGCTTCATACAGGTAACTTGATTTCATGGTGGGTTTTCCATAAGTCAGCAATcctaaaaaaagaattgtcTTTAGAGAACGCAATCAAGGCATCATCTACTCAAACCAAAGAGGTATCAAATGAACCTGCTCAAACAAAGAGTAACCCATTTGGTAACACCCCATCAAGTGTTTTTAGTGCGCCAGCTAGCAAATCTGCATTTGGTCAAACTGGGTTTGGTGGGTCGGAAGCCAGCTCTGGGTTTGGAACTACAGGACTTGGACAGAAACCCGAAGCTACCTCCGCGTTTGGAACTACAGGACTTGGACAAAAAGTTGAATCAAAATCTGGTTCTGGTAACTCTGCTGTCATACAAAATCCCCAAGCTACCTCTGCGTTCGGAACTACAGGATTTGGTCAGAAGCCTCAAGCTACCTCCGCGTTTGGAACAACAGGATTTGGGCAAAAAGCCCAAACAAATTCTGCATTTGGCAGCTCTGGCTTTGCACAAAAACCTCAAGCAAGCTCTGCATTTGCCCAGTCAAGTGGAAGTCCTTTTTCTGGATTCGCAAAGTCAGGATCAACAAGCTCAGGATTTGCCAAACTTGGATCGGGTGGTCCTTCAATTTTCGGCGACAAGACCTCGTCTCCAGTTTCTACCCCGTTAGCTGATGAATCAAAGGAActggaagaagaaagtgaAATATCATTACCCGAAGAAAGTGATTACAGCGATGAAGAGGAATTGGCTACAGATGATGCAAACACATCCAAGGATTTGGAAGAGGTAGAAGGAGAAAATGTTACAGAAACTCAAGAGGAGAAAGTGGAGACAGAAATCCCACCCCCTACCGATCCAAAGCCAGTACagttttctttctttagTGGCTTCACCAGGATTTCCAAGCCAAGTTCTAAcgaaatcaaaaacaagatCATTAACATAATTGAAAGCACAGAAGGTAACTTACAAGTTATGGATGCAAACAGAAACCAATTGGGAGACTTTATCGGCCAACACGAAAAAATCGACAAGGGCATAGATAGTCTTAAATTCGCCGAGGCAAGGGTTCCACTCCGTGATACCACCGAGACTTTAAAACGAGAATTATTAGAGCTAACCAACTTATCtacaaaaattcaaaaatgttTTGGCGAAAAAGTGAAACTCGACCGTCTTTACAGTCAATTGGCATTGGCAGCAGACCAAAACTCTGCCAACAAAGATGTCCTCAAATCCCGGCCATTGGATTTCAAAAACGATTTGATGCAAACAAAATTGCGTGAAAAACTAAACAACGTGAGAAGCttagaaaagaaagtgTTGGCGTTGTTGATGCCAATAAAAGCAAAGAATTCAATGGATGATCAAACAATCGACAACATTGAAAGAATTgtatttcaaatcaatgaaCAGATTTTGGATCACTCAGTAGGTATTGACGATTTGGCAACACAAATGGGAGAGTTAGACATTGAAGGTGACAAGAAGGTTGACGTGTTgtcaaattgttcaaagTTAAAGTTGAGGCAGAAATTAAGACAAAAGTCAATTATGTTTTAG
- the STD1 gene encoding Std1p (Putative transcription factor; involved in control of glucose-regulated gene expression; repressed by Rgt1; Spider biofilm induced): MFGSPFTNNPTQKSSTPTVFKDNARNAIYKQLPVVTSNTASSIRSAPSQFLNNRHHVSSHRSMSSSSSIFSSITGGKRSVRSAPSIYSSSTATIPEDSEPVSTTVEQLVNDIVLHENHYRAVALENNHRNANVDVEEMYKISLGSDLQYQNVPESLIDWNLNVTRCKLILTQLPQITSTDIPYNQNALPQLVGDLAGVCHIILIQPHISDKELIYTLLSSNLYKEHDLDVNFKKSVAEISVKQSRLLQINNGAGSSSINPEHLFLKFKFKEIAIRNYLINLAAAATTAHEYKLKMEHLKGVLKMEQPDKKVKLSKEDKKVLWEQVRSDVFQRAGL; the protein is encoded by the coding sequence ATGTTTGGTTCACCATTTACGAATAACCCGACTCAGAAGAGTTCGACGCCTACAGTATTCAAAGATAATGCGAGGAACGCTATATATAAACAGTTACCGGTTGTAACGTCAAACACTGCATCATCCATACGCTCAGCACCACTGCAGTTTCTTAATAATCGACACCATGTTCTGCTGCATAGGTCTatgtcatcatcatcatcgatATTTTCATCTATTACTGGGGGCAAACGCTCGGTGAGATCAGCACCGTCTATTTATTCAAGCTCCACAGCCACAATACCAGAGGATCTGGAACCTGTTTCTACCACAGTCGAGCAGTTGGTCAATGATATTGTATTGCATGAAAACCATTATAGGGCGGTTGCGTTAGAGAATAACCACCGAAATGCGAATGTTGACGTTGAAGAGATGTACAAGATATCGCTTGGGTCGGACTTGCAGTATCAGAATGTACCTGAATCGTTGATTGATTGGAACTTGAATGTCACTAGGTGCAAGTTGATATTGACGCAGTTGCCTCAGATCACGTCTACAGATATACCATATAACCAGAATGCATTGCCGCAGTTGGTGGGCGACTTGGCAGGTGTGTGTCACATTATACTTATACAACCGCATATTTCCGACAAGGAACTTATCTACACATTACTTTCATCCAATTTATATAAAGAGCATGACTTGGACGtgaattttaaaaaatcagTTGCTGAGATTTCTGTGAAACAAAGCCGCTTATtacaaatcaataatggTGCAGGCTCATCGTCAATAAACCCCGaacatttatttttgaaattcaaatttaaagaGATTGCTATTCGAAACTATTTAATCAACCTTGCTGCTGCTGCGACGACCGCACATGAGTACAAATTGAAGATGGAGCACTTGAAGGGagttttgaaaatggaGCAGCCTGACAAGAAAGTCAAGTTGTCGAAAGAAGACAAAAAAGTATTGTGGGAACAAGTACGACTGGATGTATTCCAACGAGCTGGTTTGTag
- a CDS encoding uncharacterized protein (Putative 35S rRNA processing protein; Hap43-induced; repressed by prostaglandins; Spider biofilm induced) produces MTEIPTIIETSETESFSERAHVPDDTASLDDLFADLKKESRSLPTVKDFKSIEKSIQSLPRINANLETALQKKPIRIHDPVIPPKKKTTETSDERWFNMKQPEMTPEIKRDLQIIKQRSALDPKRHYKKDKWEIPKFFQMGTIIEGNTEFYSSRLKRKERGKTMVEELLHDDTTKKYFKRKYHEIQQTKTSGRKGFYKKVKNARKKY; encoded by the coding sequence ATGACAGAAATACCAACAATTATAGAAACCTCTGAAACTGAATCGTTCTCAGAAAGAGCGCATGTACCTGACGACACTGCCTCGCTCGATGATTTGTTTgcagatttgaaaaaggaATCACGATCTCTCCCAACCGTTAAAGACTTCAAGTCAATTGAAAAGTCCATACAAAGCTTGCCTAGAATAAATGCCAACTTAGAAACAGCCctacaaaaaaaacctaTCAGGATCCATGACCCAGTAATACCACCGAAAAAGAAGACTACAGAAACGTCTGATGAAAGATGGTTCAATATGAAACAGCCAGAAATGACTCCTGAAATTAAGAGAGATTTACAAATCATAAAGCAAAGAAGTGCTTTAGACCCAAAAAGACACTATAAAAAGGATAAATGGGAAATCCCGAAATTCTTCCAGATGGGAACAATCATCGAAGGTAATACCGAATTCTACTCCTCGAGattaaagagaaaagaGCGTGGTAAAACTATGGTCGAAGAGTTGCTACATGACGATACCACCAAGAAATACTTCAAGAGAAAGTATCATGAAATACAGCAAACAAAAACCAGTGGCCGTAAAGGTTTTTATAAAAAGGTTAAAAATGCTAggaaaaaatattaa
- the SEC61 gene encoding translocon subunit (ER protein-translocation complex subunit; essential; 10 predicted transmembrane regions; chimeric mutant partially functionally complements S. cerevisiae sec61 defects; Spider biofilm repressed) — MSGFRVLDLVKPFSPFLPEVIAPERKVQFQQRVMWTIITLLIFLVMSEIPLYGIASSDSSDPLFWLRMMLASNRGTLMELGISPIVSSGMLFQLLQGTKIIHVDMQNKNDRETFQTAQKLLAILLAVGQATVYVLTGMYGPPSSLGVGVCSLLILQLVFASTIVILLDELLQKGYGLGSGVSLFTATNTCEQVFWKAFAPTTSTSAKGTEFDGAVVAMFHLLGSRKDKKRALIESFYRPNLPNMFQLLATLLVFFAVVYLQGFRIELPMKSTRQRGPYGSYPIRLFYTSNIPIMLESALASNIFIISQLLFMRWPNNLFVKLLGTWDARAGSSQLYANGGLAYYIQPPFNFTDALLDPIKTTIYIAFVLGSCAVFSTTWIEISGTSPRDVAKQFKEQGLVIAGHRDTSAYKELKKIIPIAAAFGGATIGALSVVCDLMGTLGSGTSILLAVTTIYGYYELAVKEGGFNKSIVSGFSDGI, encoded by the coding sequence ATGAGCGGATTTCGTGTTTTAGATTTGGTGAAACCTTTCAGTCCCTTCTTACCAGAAGTCATTGCACCTGAACGTAAAGTTCAATTCCAACAGCGTGTGATGTGGACCATCATAACTTTGTTGATATTCTTGGTAATGTCCGAAATCCCATTATACGGTATTGCATCTAGTGATTCCAGTGATCCATTGTTCTGGTTGAGAATGATGTTGGCTTCCAATAGAGGTACTTTAATGGAATTGGGTATCTCCCCTATCGTCTCCTCGGGGATGTTGTTCCAATTGTTGCAAGGTACTAAAATCATCCATGTTGATatgcaaaacaaaaacgaTAGAGAAACCTTCCAAACTGCtcaaaaattattggcTATTTTGTTAGCTGTGGGTCAAGCCACCGTCTATGTGTTGACAGGAATGTACGGTCCACCAAGCTCGTTGGGTGTTGGTGTGTGTTCGTTATTGATCTTGCAATTGGTTTTCGCTAGTACAATTGTTATCTTGTTGGACGaattgttgcaaaaagGTTATGGTTTAGGAAGTGGTGTCTCGTTGTTCACTGCTACCAACACTTGTGAACAAGTATTTTGGAAAGCATTTGCTCCAACCACTTCAACCTCCGCCAAGGGAACCGAATTCGACGGTGCTGTGGTCGCCATGTTCCACTTGTTAGGATCAAGAAAAGACAAAAAGAGAGCATTGATCGAATCCTTCTACAGACCAAACTTGCCAAACATGTTCCAATTATTGGCTACCTTGTTGGTGTTTTTCGCTGTTGTGTACTTGCAAGGTTTCAGAATCGAGTTGCCAATGAAATCTACCAGACAAAGAGGTCCATACGGACTGTACCCAATCAGATTGTTCTACACTTCCAACATCCCCATCATGTTGGAAAGTGCATTGGCTTCTAACATCTTTATCATCTCCCAATTATTGTTTATGAGATGGCCAAATAACTTGTTTGTCAAATTGTTAGGTACATGGGACGCCAGAGCTGGGTCCTCCCAATTATACGCCAATGGCGGCTTGGCATACTACATCCAACCTCCATTCAACTTTACTGATGCCTTGTTAGACCCAATCAAGACCACCATCTATATTGCTTTTGTTTTAGGGTCTTGTGCTGTTTTCTCTACTACCTGGATTGAAATCAGTGGTACTTCCCCAAGAGACGTCGCCAAGCAATTCAAAGAACAAGGTTTGGTCATTGCCGGTCACAGAGACACTTCTGCTTACAAggaattaaagaaaattatcCCAATTGCTGCTGCTTTTGGTGGTGCTACTATTGGTGCGTTATCTGTTGTTTGTGATTTAATGGGTACTCTTGGTTCTGGTACGTCTATTCTTTTGGCCGTCACCACTATCTATGGATACTACGAGTTGGCTGTAAAAGAAGGTGgattcaacaaatcaattgtcAGTGGATTCTCCGATGgcatttaa
- a CDS encoding uncharacterized protein (Protein of unknown function; Spider biofilm repressed), with product MASDWAAKLSGASASPERKPRKKDTEFNSREVMDYLHNNYNTYLTHAREDKEGEKYKVYKSLESPNQWTSKPKNGPKEVIRNRNGSNGTLDLLFEINRSVYQQRERNK from the coding sequence ATGGCATCGGACTGGGCTGCTAAATTGAGTGGTGCATCAGCATCGCCGGAGAGGAAaccaagaaagaaagacaCTGAGTTTAATTCTCGTGAAGTGATGGACTATTTGcacaacaactacaataCCTACCTCACCCACGCAAGAGAGGACAAGGAAGGCGAAAAGTATAAGGTCTACAAGTCGCTAGAATCCCCTAACCAATGGACAAGCAAGCCCAAGAATGGCCCCAAGGAGGTCATTAGAAACCGTAATGGAAGCAACGGCACTTTGGATTTGCTCTTTGAGATCAACCGGTCAGTATACCAGCAACGCGAGAGAAATAAGTAG